A DNA window from Ancylothrix sp. D3o contains the following coding sequences:
- a CDS encoding transglutaminase family protein, with protein sequence MKFNLGCLLAYDILQPSTLIFNIRPYNNNHQKIEQETLEITPQIEIEANSSQPDKENRYFRVNANPGKLEINYRATVESFPLHKEASNIIEIPPAELPLKILPYVLPSRYCQSDQLIQLADSEFGTLLPGYSRVQGICNWIYEKVTYLAGSTNSQTSAYDTAIERAGVCRDFAHLGIAFCRAMNIPARFVGGYAYGLTPPDFHAFFEAYLNNEWYLFDATRLVPLTATIRIGTGRDATDVSFATIFGSVQMQQMKVFIEPVSEQNTTPPQTFMPTTDAIATC encoded by the coding sequence ATGAAATTTAACCTTGGTTGCCTGCTCGCCTACGACATCTTGCAACCCAGCACCCTGATCTTCAACATTCGCCCCTACAATAACAACCACCAAAAAATCGAGCAAGAAACCCTAGAAATCACCCCCCAAATAGAAATAGAAGCAAACAGCAGTCAGCCAGACAAAGAAAATCGTTACTTTCGAGTCAACGCCAACCCCGGCAAACTCGAAATCAATTACCGCGCCACCGTTGAAAGCTTTCCCCTGCACAAAGAAGCCAGCAATATTATCGAAATTCCCCCCGCAGAATTGCCCCTAAAAATATTGCCCTACGTTTTGCCAAGCCGGTATTGCCAATCCGACCAACTCATTCAACTAGCAGACAGCGAATTTGGCACCTTACTGCCAGGATATAGCCGAGTCCAAGGAATTTGTAACTGGATTTACGAAAAAGTTACCTATCTTGCCGGCAGCACCAACTCCCAAACCTCCGCCTACGATACCGCCATCGAAAGAGCCGGTGTTTGCCGAGACTTTGCCCATTTAGGAATCGCCTTTTGCCGAGCCATGAACATCCCCGCTCGATTCGTGGGAGGCTATGCCTATGGCTTAACCCCCCCCGATTTTCACGCTTTTTTTGAAGCTTATCTCAACAATGAGTGGTATTTATTCGATGCCACCCGCCTAGTACCCTTAACCGCTACCATTCGCATCGGTACAGGGCGCGATGCCACCGATGTCTCCTTTGCAACCATTTTTGGCTCCGTCCAAATGCAGCAAATGAAAGTATTTATCGAGCCGGTTTCTGAACAAAACACCACCCCTCCTCAAACCTTCATGCCAACTACCGATGCCATCGCTACCTGTTAG